One Pseudomonas muyukensis DNA segment encodes these proteins:
- the yihA gene encoding ribosome biogenesis GTP-binding protein YihA/YsxC: MQVKNPILGLCQKATFALSAAKVEQCPQDQGYEVAFAGRSNAGKSSALNTLTHASLARTSKTPGRTQLLNFFSLDDERRLVDLPGYGYAKVPIPLKQHWQKHLEAYLGSRECLRGVILMMDTRHPMTDFDKMMLDWARASGMPMHILLTKADKLTHGAGKNTLLKVQAEIRKGWGDGVTIQLFSAPKRLGLEEAYRVLANWMELEDKPA, translated from the coding sequence ATGCAAGTCAAGAACCCCATCCTCGGCCTGTGCCAGAAAGCCACATTCGCCCTCAGCGCTGCCAAGGTCGAACAATGCCCCCAAGACCAGGGTTACGAGGTGGCTTTCGCCGGCCGGTCCAACGCCGGTAAGTCCAGCGCCCTCAATACCCTGACCCACGCCAGCCTGGCGCGGACCTCGAAGACTCCGGGCCGCACCCAGCTGCTGAATTTCTTCAGTCTGGACGATGAACGGCGTTTGGTCGACCTGCCGGGCTACGGATATGCAAAAGTCCCGATCCCGCTCAAGCAGCACTGGCAGAAGCACCTGGAGGCCTACCTGGGCAGCCGCGAGTGCCTGCGCGGGGTGATCCTGATGATGGACACCCGCCACCCGATGACCGACTTCGACAAGATGATGCTCGACTGGGCCAGGGCCAGCGGCATGCCGATGCACATCCTGCTGACCAAGGCCGACAAGCTGACCCACGGCGCTGGCAAGAACACCCTGCTCAAGGTGCAGGCGGAAATTCGCAAGGGCTGGGGCGATGGCGTGACCATCCAGTTGTTCTCGGCGCCCAAGCGCCTGGGCCTGGAAGAAGCCTACCGGGTGCTGGCGAACTGGATGGAGCTGGAAGACAAGCCAGCCTGA
- the dsbA gene encoding thiol:disulfide interchange protein DsbA: MRKLILSAALVAASVFGMAAVQAAEPATAGKEYIELSNPVPVSVPGKIEVVELFWYGCPHCYHFEPVVNPWVDKLPKDVNFKRVPAMFGGPWDAHGQMFLTLEAMGVEHAVHNAVFDAIQNKRMRLTDPKDMADFLATQGVDKDKFLATFNSFAIKGQVNQAKELAKKYEITGVPSMVVNGKYRFDLGTAQGPEGVLNVADQLIAKERAAK, translated from the coding sequence ATGCGTAAACTGATTCTCAGCGCTGCGCTGGTCGCCGCCAGCGTATTCGGTATGGCCGCCGTGCAGGCCGCGGAACCTGCCACTGCCGGCAAGGAATATATCGAGCTGAGCAACCCGGTGCCGGTATCGGTGCCAGGCAAGATCGAAGTCGTCGAGCTGTTCTGGTACGGCTGCCCGCACTGCTACCACTTCGAACCGGTCGTCAATCCATGGGTCGACAAGCTGCCCAAGGACGTCAACTTCAAGCGCGTCCCCGCCATGTTCGGTGGCCCATGGGATGCCCACGGCCAGATGTTCCTGACCCTCGAGGCCATGGGCGTGGAGCACGCCGTGCACAATGCCGTGTTCGATGCCATCCAGAACAAGCGCATGCGCCTGACCGACCCGAAAGACATGGCCGACTTCCTGGCCACCCAGGGCGTGGACAAGGACAAGTTCCTCGCCACCTTCAATTCCTTCGCCATCAAGGGCCAGGTCAACCAGGCCAAAGAGCTGGCCAAGAAGTACGAGATCACTGGCGTCCCAAGCATGGTGGTCAACGGCAAGTATCGCTTCGACCTGGGTACCGCCCAAGGTCCGGAAGGCGTGCTGAACGTCGCCGACCAGCTGATCGCCAAGGAGCGCGCCGCTAAGTAA
- a CDS encoding c-type cytochrome, with protein sequence MAIWLLAVGMFLPFYSAQATQDPKALYNRTCAACHAGQLPQAPKQGDRAAWEPRLAQGMERLVTHVTQGFKAMPPRGLCMDCSAEDYRLVILWMSGSPDT encoded by the coding sequence ATGGCGATATGGCTGCTTGCTGTCGGTATGTTCCTGCCGTTTTACAGCGCACAGGCTACACAGGATCCCAAGGCGTTGTACAACCGCACCTGTGCGGCCTGTCACGCCGGACAACTGCCACAGGCGCCCAAGCAGGGTGACCGGGCGGCCTGGGAGCCAAGGCTGGCGCAAGGCATGGAGCGACTGGTGACACATGTTACACAGGGTTTCAAGGCTATGCCGCCGCGTGGATTGTGCATGGACTGCAGTGCCGAGGACTACCGTTTGGTCATCCTTTGGATGAGCGGCAGTCCCGATACATAA
- a CDS encoding c-type cytochrome, which yields MNKLVVSLLLTMGVAGAATAAEPIKGDAAAGQAKTAVCGACHNPDGNSLAPNFPKLAGQGQRYLEKQLHDIKSGKRTVLEMTGMLANLNDQDLADIAAYFASQKGSVGAADPKLVERGRALFNGGDLEKGMPACTGCHSPNGAGIALAGFPHLSGQHAQYVGKQLTDFREGNRTNDGDAMTMRTIAGKLSNKDIEALSSYIQGLH from the coding sequence ATGAACAAACTAGTCGTGAGTCTGCTGTTGACCATGGGTGTCGCAGGTGCGGCCACTGCTGCAGAACCTATCAAGGGCGACGCCGCCGCCGGCCAGGCCAAGACAGCCGTCTGTGGCGCCTGCCACAACCCCGACGGCAACAGCCTGGCGCCGAACTTCCCGAAACTCGCCGGCCAAGGCCAGCGTTACCTCGAAAAACAACTGCACGACATCAAGTCCGGCAAGCGTACCGTGCTGGAGATGACCGGCATGCTGGCCAACCTCAACGACCAGGACCTGGCCGATATCGCCGCCTACTTCGCCAGCCAGAAAGGCAGCGTCGGCGCCGCCGACCCGAAACTGGTCGAACGTGGCCGCGCACTGTTCAATGGCGGCGACCTCGAGAAGGGCATGCCGGCTTGCACCGGTTGCCATTCGCCCAACGGCGCAGGTATCGCCCTGGCCGGCTTCCCGCACCTGAGCGGCCAGCACGCGCAGTACGTTGGCAAGCAGCTGACCGACTTCCGCGAAGGCAACCGCACCAACGACGGCGACGCCATGACCATGCGCACCATCGCCGGCAAACTGAGCAACAAGGACATCGAAGCGCTGTCCAGCTACATCCAGGGCCTGCACTGA